CCACTATCCTCAGGGAGGGCCACTACAGGGTCGTCGAGTTGAAGCCGGCCTTTGGCATAGACCCCTCAAAGGTCGAGACTTCCTTCGGTGGAAACGCCACTCTCTCGGAGGGAAGGACAGGAAACGGGACGATTATCGTTGCATCCTCCGAAAACGAGACTCTTGAAGCGCCGGAGATCGCGGTAAGTCCAAGGGAGCTTTACACGGGAGGGACGGTGGGGATAGCAACCTCGGAGCCATGCCTCCTGACGTGGAAGCTCGGGAACCTCAGTGGGGAAGGAACCACCGTGCCAACCGAGAACCTCCAACCGGGGGACTACACGCTGAGCGTGACCTGCACCTATGGGAACCTCACCGGGAGGAAGGAGTTCTCCATAAGGCTCCTCAAGAGGCCACTCATTAAGAGAAAAGCATCGGGAGATGTAGTCTCCGGAAGAGAGGGCGAGTGGATAAGGGTCATAACCAACACAGACTTATACAGGCTCTACTTCGTTCCAGCATCGAACGTGAGCGGCACGGTGGTGGTTCGCCAGATCCCTGGCGGGGTAGAGAACTACCTCACCTACGCCCTCTTCAACGTGACACACCCGGTCGGCTGGTCCCTCGAGAACGTCACGCTCCGCTTCCGCGTCTCCAAGGAGTGGATGAGGGAGAACAACGCGAGTCCCGATAACGTTCTCCTCCTCCGCTGGGAAGGTGAATGGGTGGAGTACCAGCCGGAGTTCGAGTACGAGGACTTTGGATACACCTACTACAGGGTCAGCGTTCCGGGATTGTCCCTCTTCGCGGTGGCTGAAAAGATCGAGGCTCCCTCACCAGGAATCAACGAGACGACCGAAACGGAAACGACGACTCCAAGTCCAACGGAGACCACATCAAGCTCTCCATCACCGCCGAGCGCTTCAGGAAGAAGCAACCTCCCATACTACGCATTAGCAATAGCGGTGCTGATGCTTATCGGACTTTACCTCTACCGGAAGCGGTGAGTCCTTCTTTTTCCTTTTTGCTTCCTTTGCTCCTAAAGCACCCCTGCAGTTCTAAGGGCCTCCCTGATGTCTTCAAGGGCCTTTTCGTCGAGGGAGAGCGACGGAAGCCTCGGTCTGTCCACACTTAGACCCCGCATCTCCATTGCAGCCTTTATCGCGCTTATCTGGTTGTACCTCTTTACGACAACCTCGTTGACGAGGTTCACCCTCAGCTGAAGCTCCCTCGCCTTTTCGTGGTTTTCCTCCTTGAATGCCCGCCAGAGTTCGGCGCAGAGCTCCGGTGCGACGTTGGCAACTGCCACAACAGCCCCGTGGGCGCCGAGAACCCACGAGGGATACATAACGTCGGCCGTTCCAGCGAGAATTGTAAATCTGTCCCCGAGCCTCCTGACCAGCTCGCATATCCTCCCCATGTTAGAGCCGGAGTCCTTGATGCCGACGATGTTGGAATGCTCCTCTGCAAGGCGCTCGATGACCTCAATGGGAATGTTCAGGCCGGCAAATTTTGGAACGTTGTAGAGGAGGATTTTTCCGTCGAGTTCGTCAGCGAGCGTTGAGTAGTGGGCGAAGAGCTCATCTGGAGACGGCTTGAAGTAGTAGGGCGGGCCTACGAGGAGGACATCAACTCCGAGGTCGAGGAGTGCCTTTCCGAGCCTTAGAACTTCTCTCGTCGAGTTCTCGGTTGCTCCAGCGATTACCGGAATCTTTGATGGGGCTTCCTCTCTGACTATCTCAACGACCCTCAGCTTTTCCTCGAAGCTAAGATAGGGAAACTCCCCGTTGCTCCCGAGGGAGACGAGGCCGTTCAGGCCAGAGCTGATGAAGTAGTGAACGATCTCCCTGAGAACAGGCTCGTTAATGTTTTCGTCTCCGTCAAAGGGCGTTACATGGGGAACGAAGACTCCTTCCAGCATAGGCATCGGGTAGAGTAGGAGCGGGAGGTTAAACGCTTTTCGCGGGGAAAGGCTTAAATAGTTATTGCCCGAGTATAATACCATGCCAATAACTTTCATCGACAGGGAGAAAGAGCTCACATTCATGGAGTCCCTCTGGAATAGGGATAACTCCTTCCTACCGATCTACGGCAGGAGGAGGGTTGGAAAGACCCGCCTGGTGAAGGAGTTCATCGGGGGAAAGCCCTCGGTCTATTACCTCGCCAGGAACAGCACCTACCGCGACAACCTGCTGGAGTTCTCAAGGGTCGTCCTTGAGAGATACCCAAGCCCATACCTCACTCCATCCTCTTTCTCAAGCTTCGCCGACGTCTTCAAATACCTGAGCGAGAGGGGGAAACTCGTCGTGGTCATCGATGAGTTCCCCTACCTCATTCAGTCAGATAAGAGGGTTCTGAGCGAGTTTCAGTACATAGTGGACGAGGTCGTTAGGAGCTCGAAGATGCACCTCATCCTCGTCGGTTCGAGCGTTGGAATGATGGAGGAGCACGTTTTGAGCCAGAAGAGCCCGCTCTACGGGCGGAGGGACGGGCAGATAAGGCTCCAGCCGCTGGACTTCTTCAGCTCCTGGAAGCTGTTAGGTGTTGACGTGGAGGAGGTCGTGAAGATATACGGGGTAACCGGGGGAATCCCCGCCTACCTCCTCCTCTTCAAGAGGTTTGAGGACGTTAAGGATGTCTCCTTCACAAAGCGGGGCTTCCTCTACGCTGAGGGGGACTTTCTCCTGTCGAGCGAGCTGAGGGAGCCGAGGGTTTACAAGCTGATCCTCAAGGCCGTGGCTGAAGGAAGGAGGCGCTTCAACGAGATAAGCAACTTCACCGGAATCCCGCGCTCGAACCTCTTCAAGTACGTGGAAGTCCTTGAGAGGCTTGGCTTTCTCAGGCGGGAGGTTCCAGTAACTGCTTCACCAAAGACCAAGAACACGCGTTATGCCATAGCCGACAACTACATGGCCTTCTACTTCCGCTTCGTCGAGCGTTATAGAAACGAGGTCGAGCTTGAGAGCCTGGACTTTTGGGGGGAGTTCCTTGAGGATTACAACCGCTACCTTGGGGGGGTGTTTGAGGGAGTTTCCAAGGAGTTTCTCCTGGGGCTTAACAAGGCTGAAAAGCTTCCATTCAGATTCACCAAGATTGGGAGGTGGTGGCACAAAGAGGAGGAGATTGACCTCGTTGCCTTGAACGAGCGGGAAAGGAAGGCGTTGTTCGTCGAGGTCAAGTGGAAGGAGCTGAGCGAAAGGGAATCGCGGGGGATTTTGAGAGACTTGGAGAGGAAAGCGGAGATGGTCGGACTTAATGGATGGAGTAAAGAATACGGGTTGATTGCCAAGAGGCTCGAAGGAAAAGAAAATCTCAGGGAAGAAGGCTTTTTGGCCTGGGATTTGAGAGACTTCGGGGAAGCGGCCCAGTGAGATTGGCTCCCTAGGTCGTTCAAAAACGTTTTTTAGGAAGGGAGAGTAGATGAATTGAGTGGGGATTAGCACCGGATGAAATACCTGAAATATCGATAAATGCAGGTCCGTGAGGGGGAGTAAAAATGCTCATAGAGCCGACCAAATACAGAGATGACCCAAAAAAGGTGGAAGTCCTTAGGAAATTCTTTACGATCAGCGAAGGGGCCGCGAAGATGTGGGGGCAACTTCTCGAATATACCCACCCAGAAGGGAGAAAGGCACTCGAAAAATACAAGGAAATTGAAAAAAAACGCGGATTTGGGGCAGCATCAATTGTTGGAACACCTGTTGTAAAGCACGACATCGCATCTGCCACAAAGCTGACGCTCTGGTTTAAGATCTTTGCAGAGGCGGCAGCAAGCGTGCTGGACGCTGATCCGCATGATATACTCAACATCTTGCTATGGGAAGATGTGGATAAACGTCTCCTACAGTGGAAGCACAACAGCGAAGATCCGCTTGGAACCAACTGGGATGCTATTAAAACGGCGCTCAAGGAGAGTGAAGATGCCGAAGAGCTTCTAGGAAGAAAGGTAACGGATGAGGACCTGAAAAAATTGGAAGAAATTGCAAAGGTCACGGCAAAACTCGTGGATGCGTGGGTACCAGACGATGAAGAAAGGGCAAAGGCATGGCTGGACTTTGGGAAAAACTATGACGACCTAAAGGAGTTCATAGAAGAATGGGCAAAAGACCCTGAGAAGACGTTCCAGTACTTGGAAGAACTGCGGGAGGTGCTGCACAAGCACATAAAGAAGAAGGGGCTCCAGCCTGTGGGGAGCACGACACCAGAGATAGAAGATAACCTGAGCGAAATAAGGGCCATGCTCGAGGAAGTCATCAAGAGAGTGGACGAGATGGAGAGGAGGATAGAGGCCATAGAGAAGGCTCTAAAGGACGAACGCGGGTGAAGTATTTCGAGCCAAAACCCCGAAGAGAGAAAAGATATGGGGTTACTCAATAAACCAGCCCAAAGAGGAACAGCGGGACTCTGCCTTTCCCCGTGACGAGGCCATCAACCGCTATGTAGTCAGGTCTCTGGTAGCGGCCCTTTCCTTCTCCGCCAACCTCGACGACCCACTCCCCAACTCTGAAGTCGGCCGTTTTCTCCCCCCTCTTGCCCTTGAGATAACAGAGACCGTAGTGACGCAGATGGTTGACGAAGAACTCCTCCCTCAGTGCTCCTCTGTGCACTTCAAATCCCTTCCTCGCGAAGAACTCCCTCAGGGGAACTGTTAGGTAGAGTTTGGGTTCCTTCCTCGGACTCTCGCATGAGTTTAAGGAAATCAGAAGGCCGGCCCTTGAGAGGTCTTCCACGAGCCGTATGGCCATATTCTTGGAAACTTCGAGGGCCCTGGCTATCCGTGAGTAGTTGGCCTCGAATGGGGCGGACCTTGCGATGATGTAGAGGAGTTTGAAGGCGTCTGTTTCGTATTTCACACTCACCTCACGCAGCGCGGAGAGGTCTTCGAGGATGACCTTTCTGAGGGAGTTGTCGAGGGCGTCGTAAAAGCCGCTCCTCGGATAGAGCACGCCACCCTCTCGCATGTACTCCCTCCAGAGGGGGTAAAGTTCAGCGTACATATTTGTCAGGTCAAAAGCTTTTGAGAGGACTTCTTTTAGAGTGTAGCTGGGAACGTCAAGGCTTCTCTTTATGTTGAGCCACTCTCTGAATGAAGCCGGAGGGAGTTCCTTCAGAACAACTCTCCTTGAGAGATCCGCCCCGAAGTGAACCAGATCTATCGCGGATGAACCCGAAAAGAACACTCTAACCTCGTGCTCATCGTAGAGGCTTTTCAGGTCATCGGCCCAGTTTGGCTTCCTGTGAATCTCGTCCACGAACACGTTCCTGTACCCCATCTCGGCCAGGGCTTTAACAATCTCGTAGAGAGAGAAGGGCTTTATTAGGGTCGAATCGGCGGAAAAGTAAACGCTTCTCTCAGTTTCGTTGGCAAGCTGAAGCAAGAGAACTGTTTTTCCGACGCCGCGAATGCCTTTAACGCCGACGTAGTACTCCTCATCGATGGACTTGAGCTCTTCAAAGAGGAAGCGTTTCCTGGGAAACTTTCTTGCCCATGCCATCACCCGTCTGCTGGTAGCGATGAGTGAGGTGAGTATCCTCTCGTCCATGTTCTGAAGTTGATGCCCATATCTTATAAAGATTGTCCTTACGTAAGGACAATATGCACTCAATTCGTTCTTGTAAAAGGACGAAATGACAACTCAAAACCTTGGCCACAGAAGTATGTGCTTCATCTAGTTAGGACCACTTTTGTCCACGGTAGAACTCCCCGAAAAGCTCAACCTCCTGGACATAGCTCCTCCTCAGCTTTAACGCCGTGTAGGCCCTCTCCAACTCCCTGCCGAGATAAAAGGCGTGCCTTGGATCTATCTCAAAGTGCTCAAGGATGGTATCGATTATGGCGTTCGGTTCGTCTCCGACTATCGTGAGGACAGCCTCCGTCCTGCGGTGGGCGTTCACCCATATTCTGCCCTCCTTCACCCAGATGCGGAAGTAAACCGGCTCAAGCTCAACGATCTTTTCTCTGGCCTCAACGATCTCCTCCGCAGGCTCAAAGTGCCACTCCGCTTCCCTCTTCTCCTTGAGAATGAGAAGGTCAAAGCCGAGGTCTTTGGGAATATCGAAAAGGTTCATGTCAGCTGCCCTTCTCAGCTCCCTGACTGAGCCTTTCGCCTTTGCGCTGACCTCAGTGGTGAGGAGAAGATTTATGGAAAGCTCCCTTGCGATTCCAGCGAGGAGGGCGTTCATCCCAACGCTGTCGGCGTCGTAAAGCTCAACCACGTTACCGACTCCAGCTAGGAGAACATCCTCCGGGTTCCTCTCCCGGTAGAGCTGGAAAGCCGTTACCGAGCGAGCTAAGTGGGGAACGTGCTCGAGGATTAAGTCCGGGATGATGGTCTCATAGCCAAGGTCAATGGCTTTCTCTTTGAGCTTCTCAAGGAACGCGACCCTTTCAGAGGGTTTGGTAGGAAAGTATCCCTCTTTCTGATTCGTCGGGATTAGGACAACGGGCTTTTCAGTTACTAGACCCTCAAGGTTGCCCTCATCTACGCTGAGAAAGAGGTCTGCGTAATCCAGCGCTCTCTCGATTTCGGACGTGTTAAGTGAATCAAAGCTGATAGGGACGTCGAAGCCTTCTTCCCTTAACCTCTCGCGTATCTCAGGGATTTCTTCAACAAAGTCGAGGTTTGTCTCCCCTGCCACCATTCCGATGTCGATTATGTCAGCACCTTCACGGAGGTAGTAGAGGGCCTTCTCCAGGGTTTTCTCGACGCCCAGCTTGGGGGCATCAACCACCTCCCCTAAAATCCTCGCTGGGAAGTCTCTTCCGACTGGCAGGTTTCCAATGAGAACGTTCCAGGGCTTCTTCAGGGCCTTCTCGATGTAGTTCCTGTTCCTCGTCCTGTTCCTGATGTCCTCAACCCTCTTGAGCGCATCAACAGAGAAGAGGTCATCGGCAGGAACTTCCTTGCTCAGCTTGAAGCCTTTTTCTAAGGCCTTCAAGACCTGCGGTAGATCCATCGCGTTCCTCGGCCCTTTGAAGGCTGGAATCCCGAGTTCGTCTTCGATAAGCTGGGCGGAGCCCCTAACGAGGCCTGGGATGAGGATAAGGTCGTAGGCATCACTCTTTATTCCAGCTTTTTTCAGGTATCTCGCAATCAGCTCTGGAGTCAGAAAAGCTGCCACACTAACGGGTGTCACAAAGACGTCGCAGCCCTTACCGTACTTCCTCACGAGGGGTTCGGCGAGTCTGCCGGTTACGAGGAGAATTCTTCTGGGTTTCTCCATGAATGAGGGTTGGAAGGATGGCTTTTAGGGGTTGCGGTATCGGGCGAAAGGTTTTTGTTCCACCGGGAGAAATCAACTAAAGGTGGTAATATGGAGGCCCGCGATAAGCCCGTTGGAATCGTGTTCGGTGAATCGACCACTGACCACTTCACCTTTATAGTGAACCCGAAGAACGAGCTTCCGCGCTTTGGGGAGTTCCTGATAGCGAGAAACAGGGACGGCGACGAGGTTCTGGCTCTTCTAAAGTCGATAAGGAACATAAACTGGCTGATGGATGCAGGGAGGGGGAGCTACGACTATGTTGAGAAGACGGTGAACGTTTTCTCAAAGGGTGTCCTTGACAAGAGCGAGGCCATACTCGCGACGGCGAAGGTCCTCGGGGTTCTGAGGAGGAGTGATGGAGAGTTCTTAGCGAAGCCCGCTCCCAACCGCGTTCCGATAAAGCCGGGGGAGAAGGTCTACCTTGCTAGGGACGAGGATCTGGAGAGGATCTTCTCCCAGGGTCATGTAAAGCTCGGCAGGCTCATAGCGAGGGATAACGTGGAGGTAAACCTCGACGCTAACAAACTGGTTTCGAGGCACTTTGCGGTTTTAGCTGTTACCGGCGCCGGAAAGTCCAACACCATAGCGGTTCTCACGAAGGAGCTTGTGAGCAACGTCAACGCCACCGTAGTCATCCTCGACCCCCACGGTGAATACCAGAGGCTCAGCTGGCCCGGAGCAAGGGTGAACCCGATAAAGGCCACGATAGACCCGGGCAGGATAAGGCTCAGCGAGTTCGCCACCCTTCTTGGGATAGCTGAGAACGCCAGCCTGCAGAGGCGCTTCCTCGGCCTCGTCTACAGAACCGTTCGGGAGGAGATGAGGAGGAAGGGGAAGGTCGTCGGCGGGATGGACTTCATCCACGAGATGGAGGAAAAGATAGAGGAGTGGATACGGATTTACGAGAACTCGGAGAGCAAAGAAGAGAGGGTCATCTACTACTATGACGACAAAGGGATAAAGGTGCCCAGAAAGATACAGCAGAGGGACCTGGAGGCGCTGATAAGGCTTAAGGACTACCTGGGCGAGCTTCGTGCCAACTTCGGCGAGTTCATAAGCCCCGTCAACGTCCTCAGCGAGATAAGGCCCGGAATGGTGAACGTCATAGACCTGAGCGGCATGGAAGAGGAGCAGATGATTACCCTGGCGAGCTTCGTTCTCAGGGGAATTCTCAAGAACAGGATAGACTACGTGAAGGGAGTGAGAACCAACGACAGGAACCTCGTGCGTGAGGTTTCGGAGAGATATCCGGCTTTAACCAAGCCCGTCCTGGTAATAGTCGAGGAGGCCCACATCTTTGCCCCAAGGGGCGAGAAAAATCAGGCGACGCTCTGGCTCGGCAAGATAGCTCGCGAGGGGAGAAAGTTCGGCGTCGGTCTCGGCATCGTCTCCCAGAGGCCGAAGAAACTCGACGACGACATACTTAGCCAGACGAACACCAAGATAATCCTAAAGCTCGTCGAACCCAACGACCAGCGCTACGTCCAGCAGGCGAGCGAGCAGATAAGCGAGGACTTGCTGGGCGACATAGCCTCACTCGGAGTGGGTGAAGCGGTCATAGTCGGCTACGCGATAACGATTCCGGCGATGGTGAAGATATACAGCTTCGAGAAGGACATGAACGGCCACTACGGCGGCGGGGACATCGACATCGTAGGAGAATGGCTCGAAGGGAGAGAGGACGAGGAAGAGGTAACCGAGGAGGAGGCCATAGCGGAGCTCCCGCTGTGAGGTGTCTCTATGAAGTTCGCTCATATAGCTGACGTCCACCTTGGGAGGGAGCAGTTCAACCAGCCCTTCAGGTACGACGACTACCTCAAGGTCTTCCGTGAGGCGATTGAGAGGGCAGTAAAGGAGAGGGTTGACTTCATACTCATCGCTGGAGACCTCTTCCACGTGAGCAGGCCCTCACCGAGGACGATACGCGACGCGATAGAGGTCCTGGAGCTCCCGAGGCAGAAGGGAATCCCCGTTTTCGCGATAGAGGGCAACCACGACAAGACTATAAGGGAGACATCAGTCTTCGACCTGCTTGAGCACCTAGGACTGCTCCACACCGTTGGGCTGAGGAGGGAGCCAGGTAAAGGGGAATTTATCAAGAGCAAGAGGCTCTCGGAAAACCGCTACCTCGTCTGGGGACAGGTTGGGGACGTTGAGATACACGGGCTGAGGCACCACACGCGCTGGCAGCTCATAAGGAACGACGGTGCCGTCAACGTCCTCAAGGCGCTCTTCAAGGGCAGGAAAGGGATTCTGATGCTCCACCAGGCGGTTGACTACCTTGCCAAGGATACCCCATACCAGGACGCCTTCGACCTCAAGCTGAGCGAGCTTCCCGATGGTTTCTCCTACTACGCCCTCGGCCACATACACGTTCATCGCGTTGCTGAACCGTCACAAACTGGCTTAAGCGGGCCGATAGTTTATCCCGGCTCGCTGGAGAGGACGGAGGTGAGGGAGGCCAGCCACATAATCCGCTACTCCTCTAGGGACAAAAAGCCGAAGATTATGGAGAGTCGCGACGGGCCGAAGGGGTTCTACATCGTGGAGGACTTCCAGCCGGAGTTCGTTGAGGTGGATGCGAGACCCTTCTACTCCGTTAGGGTCGAAGGAAACAGCAAATCCGAGCTGAGGAAGAAGGTTGAAGAGGCTGCCTCGCTCATCCCGAAGGATGCTATAGCGGTCGTAACGCTTGAGGGGACGATAAAGGGTGGAGTGAGCCTAGCGGAGTTCAACGACCTCCTTAAAGATTATGGATTAAGGTACTATACCTTCCGGAGCAGGGTTGTTGGAGAGGCGGTGATATCAAAGGAGAAGCTGAGCGAGGAAGAGCTGTTCACCGACTGGGAGCGGGAGCTTCTAATCCATCTCCGCGTTCCACCCAAGGAGTTCTCAGAGGGCCTCACAGAGTTCGTCTCCTGGCTGATGGAGAGGTACGAGAAGGGCATCCCTGAGAGCACTCCAAAGAAAGTCCCTGAAGCTCAGAAAGAAGAGGAAAAGGCAGAACCTGTAAAAACTGGGAGGAAAGAAGCTGGGAAGCCAAAGACTGAGAAGAAGCCCGTGAAGAGAGAGGAATCCCAGAATAAAGAAAAAGAAAAGCCAAAACCCAATGAAGACAAAGCTCTCAAAAAGCCAAAACCGATTCCCAAACCCAAAAACCCGTCGAGCCTCGACGCCTGGCTGAGGAGGGGTAGGCCGTGAGGATTAGGAGGATAAAGATCAGAAACTTCAGGGCGCACGAGAAGAGCGAGGTCGAGTTCAACGATGGCATAAACCTGCTGATAGGGCAGAACGGGGCTGGAAAGAGTTCGATCCTCGAGGCGATATTCGCGGCGCTCTACATGGGGCATCCGAGCTTTCCGAGGGGCTACCTCCAGGCGAACACACGCGTCAACGCGAAGGGCGGCATAGGTCTAACCCTTGAGTTCGAGCACGATGGGAAGAGCTACAAAATCCACAGGGACACTAAGAAGAGCGAGCTGATTGAAGATGGCGCTCTGATAGCGGAGAAAAGCTCGGACATAGCGCGCTGGGTGGAGAAGAACGTCTACCCGATACAGGTCTTCACGAACGCCCTCTACATAAGGCAGGGCGAGATTGAGGGTATAATCACGAACCGCGAGATAATGGAGAAGGTTCTGAGGAAGGTTCTGGGCATAGAAGACTACGAGAACGCCGAGAAGAACGCCGCGGATGTGATAAGGGAGCTGAAGAGGAAGAAGGAGTACCTCAAAAAGCTCATCGAGAGGAAGGCCGAGGTCGAGGAGAACCTCCGCGAGGCCGAGAAGCGCTTCTCCGAGACGCTGAGGAGGATAAGCGAGCTGCGCGAGAGGGAGAGGAAACTCCAGAGGGAGTTCGAGGAGGCCGGGAAGGAGTACTCAAGGCTCAAAGGGCTGAAAGAGGAGCTGGATAAGCTGGAGAAGGAGAAGGCCGTCATTGAGCAGAGGATAAAGGCCGAGAAGGGAAGGATAGAGGATTACGAGAGCCATATCTCCGATCTAAAGAAGGAGATAGAGGAGCTTGAGGGAAAACTTTCCCGCCTGAAGGAGCTTGAACCGCTGGAGAAGGAATACCTAAAGCTGAAGTCGCTCCTATCGCTCAAAGACGAACTCTCGAAGCTCAATCTCTCGGAGGCGAAGCTGACCGAGAAGAAGCGCTCCCTGGAGGAGAAAGTCGCCAAGATTGGGGAAGTTCAGAAAAACATCGCGGAGCTTGAAAAAGAGGAGAAATCCCTCCGGAAGGACTACGAGGAGCTGAAGCGGAAGAACGGCCTCTACCAGCGTGCCCTCCAGCTGAAGGCCGAGGCTGAGAGGTACAGGAACGAGCTTGAGAAGGCCGGTACCACGCCGGAGAAGCTCGAAGAGGATCTAAAAGCCATCGAGAAGGCGAAAGAAGAACTAGAAAACCTCCAGGAAGAAATGACAAGGATAAGGGAGGATATCGCGAGCCTCAGCGGACTGAAGGAGAGCCTTCTGGAGAACCTCTCGAAGCTTGAGGGTGCCAAGGTCTGCCCGCTCTGTAAGAGGCCCATCGAGGAGCACGATGAGGAAGAGATAAGGGCCGAGTACGACGCCGAAATAAGCTCCATCGAGAGGAAGCTGGAGAAGCTCTCGAAGGAGCTGACAAAGTTAAGGGAGAGGGAACCGAAGCTCAGGGAGACAATCAGGAAGGAGTCGAAGCTCATAAGGCTGAAGAAGACCGCCGATCTGCTGAAGGAAGTCGAGGAGAAGCTCTCAAGGTACGATTTAGCGGAGCTTGAGAAGGCCGCTGAGGAGTTCGAGAATGCGAAGGCGAGGCTCATCGAGATAAAGAGGGAACTCAGACACCTCCGGGAGGAGCTTGAGGAGCTGAAGGAGGCCAAATCAGAGCTTGAACGGATAGAGAAGCGGCTCGCAGAGATTGAGGAAAAGAAGAAGGGCATAGGGGAGAATCTAAAGAAGGAAGGGTTCGGCTCTTTTAATGAGGTCGAGGAACGCCTTAAAGAGCTAGAGCCGTCCTACCGCGAGTACCTGTCTCTGAAGGACGTCCCGGTACAGCTCGAGAGAGCCAGGAAAAAGCTCTCCGTCCTTGAGAGGAAGCTCGATGAGAGCATCAAGGCCCTAGGAAAACTGGAGAAAGAATCCGAGGGACTGGAGAAGGATATAAAGAGGCTCTCGAAGGAGTTCTCGGAAGAAGCTTATGGAGAAGCCGAA
This window of the Thermococcus siculi genome carries:
- the rad50 gene encoding DNA double-strand break repair ATPase Rad50, whose translation is MRIRRIKIRNFRAHEKSEVEFNDGINLLIGQNGAGKSSILEAIFAALYMGHPSFPRGYLQANTRVNAKGGIGLTLEFEHDGKSYKIHRDTKKSELIEDGALIAEKSSDIARWVEKNVYPIQVFTNALYIRQGEIEGIITNREIMEKVLRKVLGIEDYENAEKNAADVIRELKRKKEYLKKLIERKAEVEENLREAEKRFSETLRRISELRERERKLQREFEEAGKEYSRLKGLKEELDKLEKEKAVIEQRIKAEKGRIEDYESHISDLKKEIEELEGKLSRLKELEPLEKEYLKLKSLLSLKDELSKLNLSEAKLTEKKRSLEEKVAKIGEVQKNIAELEKEEKSLRKDYEELKRKNGLYQRALQLKAEAERYRNELEKAGTTPEKLEEDLKAIEKAKEELENLQEEMTRIREDIASLSGLKESLLENLSKLEGAKVCPLCKRPIEEHDEEEIRAEYDAEISSIERKLEKLSKELTKLREREPKLRETIRKESKLIRLKKTADLLKEVEEKLSRYDLAELEKAAEEFENAKARLIEIKRELRHLREELEELKEAKSELERIEKRLAEIEEKKKGIGENLKKEGFGSFNEVEERLKELEPSYREYLSLKDVPVQLERARKKLSVLERKLDESIKALGKLEKESEGLEKDIKRLSKEFSEEAYGEAEKRYMESARELEKARAELKGAEELRDEVMKLLDELKAKKKEIEEAEKEIETVEKAIADMTAFKEKVARLKAEEELRGLEEVQKLAGETFSEMTEGKYQGVKLKREKKYGKERIELKVLYAGNEVGLEFLSGGERIALGLAFRLALSLYKVGNLELLILDEPTPFLDEERRKKLVEIISSQLRKIPQVIIVSHDEELKDAADYVIRVENVGGKSRVEVESLGAY